The sequence CCGCGCAGACGAGCCTGCTCGGGCAAGGCAAGCCAGAGATAGAGCGCCATCGACGGACAGCGAACGGGCCAACCCGCCCCCGCCAAGGCCGCCATCATCCGGTCCCTGCGCTCCCGGTAGATCGGTTTCAGCCGCTCGGGCCAATCTGGCGCCTGCGCAAGGGCCGCGATTCCCCCAGCCTGAAGGGCCAAGGACTGGTTGAAATCCACCACACCCTTGAGTTGGCGGAGCGCTTGGATCAGCGGAGCGGCGCCGATCGCGAAGGCCATCCGGAACCCACCAAGACACCAGCCCTTGGAGAACGAGAAGAACTCAATGCCGCACTGGCGCCAATGGGGTGAACGGAGCAGGGACGGTGCCTCCCCCTCGAGGGCTAGATCGACATAGGGGTTGTCGTGGGCGAAGACCAGACCATGGCGGACAGCCCTCGAGGCCGCCTCATCGACCCAGGCCTGCTCGCCGGTGGTCGCCGTTGGGTTGTGGGGGAACCCCAGGACCATCAACTTGAGCGCATCCCACTCGGAATCACTCAGTTGATCAAAGTTGGGAGCAAAGCCCCGCTCCTTCTCGAGCCGCAGGAAACGCGGCTGGGCAGAAGCCAAGCGCAGCCCCCCCAGGTGGGAGGGATAAAAGGGATCAAGCAGCAGGGCGGAATCCCCGGGGTTGAGCACCGCCAGCGGCAGGTGGGCTGTTCCCTCCTGGGAACCCACCAGAAACAGGACCTCAGTGGCTGGATCCACAGCCACACCAAAGCGACGCTGGGCCCAGGCGGCGACCGCCTCGCGCAAGGGGGCGGTCGCGCCGTGAAGGCAATAGGAAGAACTATCTGGCTCCCCTAAACGTTGACGGATCGCCTCAATCGCCACCGGGGGGGGTTGAAGATCCGTCGACCCCAACGACAAATCAAGTAGGGGGGCCAGCCCGGCCTCGGACCGGGCCCGATAGGCCACCTTGCGTTTGTCGTTGCGGGCAAAAACGCCGCTACCTAGGCCACGAACCCGTTCAGAAATCGTGAACGGATCAGAGCTGGGCATCCAAGAAACCCTGGAGCTGGGACTTGGCCATGGCACCCTCGTGGCGGGCAATTTCTTGGCCGTCCTTAAAGAGCAACAGGGCGGGCAGTCCCTGGACCTGCATCCGGTCGCGGCTGGAGGGATTGGGATCCGCTTCCAACTTGCCCACGGTCAGACGACCGGCGTACTCCTCAGCCGCCCAATCCATCAGCGGGGCCATCAGGCGGCAGGGGCCGCACCAGGTGGCCCAAACATCGACCAGCACCGGGGTCGAGCACTCCAGCACCTCGGCCTGGAAGTTGGCATCGGTGAGCTGAATAACGGACACGGCGGCAGACATGGGTGAGGCGATTGTATGGAGGGCTTAGAGGTTGTCGATCGAACGCCTGAGCTCTTCAAGCTCCGTATCAACCTCACTCACCTTGACCGGCTGAACCCCTTCAGTGCCGGCGGGCAAGGACGGGGCCGCGGAGGAACCCGAAAGCTTGCCTTTTAGGGCCTCAAGCTCGGAATCCACTTCGGGGGCTCCTTCCAGGGCAGCGAACTGACTTTCAAGATCCGCTCCGGCCAGTTCAGCGGCTGCCTGACTACGGGCCTCCAGGGCTTGCACCTTCTCCTCCATTTGCTCAAAGGCCGCCATGGCGGAATTGGTGCCGAGATTGCCGACGGCGCTCTGCAGTTGTTCCTGGGCTTGGGCCGCTTGGGCCCGTGCCTTGAGCATGTCTTTCTTGGTCTTGGCTTCGGCGATCTTGCTCTCGAGCTGCACCAGGCTCTTCTTGAGCTGATCCACCTGGCCGCATTGGCTCTGCAACTGCCCTTGCAGGGCCGTGGCGGTGTCCTGGCAAGTCTTGCGTCGCCCTAAGGCTTCACGCGCGAGATCCTCTTCCCCCTTCTTCAGGGCCAACTCAGCACGCTCGTACCAGGTCTTGGCCTGGGCATCGGCCTGATCCGCCTGGTTTTGGATTCGCTTTTGACTGGCAATGGCCGTGGCGACGGCCTGGCGAAGTTTGACCAGATCGGCCTGCATATCCGCGACCGACTGTTCGAGGATTTTTGCGGGATCTTCAGCCGCACTCAGGGCTGCGTTGGCATTGGCACGAACCAGCCGGCCGAGGCGATCAAAAAAGCCCATGAAGCAAGCAGAGCTGAGGCCGAGACTAACCAGTGTGAGCCGCCCTGCACAGCGCCAATTCCACTAGGTTCGATCCATGGGCATCGCCCCCCGCAACCAGACGCGCCGCCAGGGGGATGTGAACCTCTTGGTGCCGCCGCCGAGGCCACCGATTCAAGGCCTGGGGGAATCCCTCAGCAGCCTGCAGCGGGAGTGGAAAGACGAGGGGAGCCTGGCGGGCCTCTGGCAGGCCTGGCCGCGAATCGCCGGCCCCCAACTCGCTCCCCACTGCCGGCCACTGCGGTTGCACGGCGGACGGCTCGTGGTGGGAGCCAATCACCCCCAATGGCTCCAGGCCCTGCGGTTTAACAAGCACCAGCTACTCGGCGCCCTGCGCGGAGCAGGCTTTGCTGTGAAAGATCTGCAGTTTCAGCAGCACCAAAGCACCCCCTTGCCCCCAGCCGGCAGCGGTCTGGAAGAGGAGGTCTGGGCTGAGCATCCCAGCCGAGTCGATGTCTTTGGCATGGGCTCCTGTCCCAAGTGCAACCGGCCCTCACCCTGCGGGGAGCTGCAGCGTTGGGGACACTGCAGCTTCTGCCAACGGGACACCATGGATAACGGTGTCGCCATGGGGACTTCGAGCCAGGAGACAGAGGCTGATCAGTAGCGCTCAGGGCGCGGATCCTGCCAATCCGTAGCAAGGCCAGCCTGTGCCCCCAGATCTTGGGACCACTGGGCCAGGGCTAAGCGGGGAACCCGCCAAAGCTGATAGAGACCGATCGCTCCGAGACGCTGGTGCTGAACCCCGCGCCAGTGGGGCAGCGTTGCGGTCTGGCCATCGATCACCACCAGAACGCTGGATCCAGGGGACGCCGGCGTCGGTCGTTGACCGCGCCGCTCCTCACGGGCCAAGCGGTCGTTCAGGTTCAGCGGACCATTGGGCTGAATCCCCTCGTACACCACGACTTGCTGGGTGTAGTAGTGCAGGGAGGGCTTCAGGATGCCCACCATCGCCAGGGGTTCCTGCGGCCGCTGCTGCTCGAGCACAAGGGCCGCCATCCGGCGCACGGGGAGCTGACGCAGGCGATCTCCCAACTCGACCATGGGCACCAGGGCCGTCAAGACAAATGCCCCCATCCCCAGCTGCTGAACCAACAGCCAGCCCCTGCGGGAACTGGAGGGCCCCCACCAGAGCAGCAGTGCCGCCACCCCGCCCAGTCCGAAGCAGAGCGCAGCCCGCTGAATGGCACCACTCGCCAAGAGCGCCGAGGACAAGGTCGGCATCTCCGGTTCATTGATCAGGGGAACCCAGAGGTTCCCGGCGGCCAAACCGACCGTCAGCAGACCCACCAGGGCCAGGGTGGCAGCCCTCAGAGCAGCGGAGCGCCATCCCGCCCGCAGGTTTTGCGCCGCCAAGGCGATCAAGAGGCCAGCGGCCGGCGTCGCGGGGATCCAGTAGCTGGGGAGCTTTGTGGCCGCTGCGGTGAAAAAGACAAAGACAGCCAGCAGCCAGCAGGCTGCAAAGCGTTGGAGTGACTGTTCGGGAGCAACGGGCCTGGGACGCAGGGCTCCGGCTAAGCCTGCCAACAGCAACGGGGTGAAGGGCAGCGAGGCCACCACCAACACCGGAAAGAAAAACCACCAGGGCTGCAGGTGGTTGTTGACCACGCCGGTGAAGCGCTGAAGGTTGTGGTAGCCAAAAAAGCTGTCCCAGTAGGGCTGCCCTTCCACCAAGAGCTCCAGGGCGTACCAAGGCAAGGCCACTGCCCCGGTCAGGGCCAATCCACGCCAGGGTCTCCAGAGGACCCAAAGGCCGGGTAGATCCCGCTGCAGCAGGGCAAAGAGGAGCGCCGTCAGGCCGGCCAGGACCACCGCCACGGGACCCTTGGCAAGCATGGCCAGACCCAGCACCAGCCATGGGAGCCACCAACGGCAAAGCCCGGCATAGCGCCACCAGAACAGCAGCAACGCCGCCGACAACAAGCCACTGAAGAGGGCATCACTCACGGAGATGCGGCTCCAGAGCAGCACCAGCGGCGAAAGTCCAAACGCCAAGGCCGCCGCCATCGCGGTGATGGCCTGTTGCTGGGCATCAGGCCAGTGGCCCTGCGGGGAGGGCTGGGGGCGGCGCAGCAGGGTCAGCGCCAGCAGCAGCATCAGACCGATGGAGCTGAGGGCCGACGGCAGGCGGGACGCCCAGGTCCCCAGCGGATTCCACAGTTCCTGACCCGGCAGGGCGTAACCCAACCCCATCAGCCAATAGACCAAGGGCGGCTTGTCGTAGCGGGGTAAACCATTCACCCGTGGGGTCAGCCAATCCCCTGTCTCCGCCATGGCCTTAGCGGAAGCGGCAAACAGTGGCGGCGTCTCATCCACCAAACCGGTCGTGCCGAGCCGCCAGACGAACAGCAACAGGCCGAAGACCGCAACCAGCAAGAGCACCAACCAGGGCTTGCCGTTCCGAGGCACCACAGCGGATCGCGACAGGCCTGACCCTATCGCCCTTTCTTGATCAAGCCGTCTACGAGCCACTGCTCGAGCCGTTCCGCCAGAACAGCCTTGGAGGCCTGCCGCTCCACCCATTGCCGGCACTGACGGCGATCAATCTGATCGACCTGCTCCAGCGCTTCGGCCAAGGCGGACGGCTGGTCGGGCTCCACCAACCAGCCGTTCACTCCGGGCTGAACCAACTCCCCTGGACCGCCCCGGCGGTAGGCCACAACGGGTACACCACAGGCCATGGCCTCGACGACGACGTTGCCGTAGGCCTCATTCCACTTCGGGGTGTTGAGCAGAGCGCGGCAGCGGCCTAGCTGCGCCTGGAGGGAAGCGGTGGGCAAAAAGCCACGCCAATCCAAGGTTCCGGGCGGAACGGAGGCCTGGACCCGCTCGGCATAACCGGGATCCTCCACCAGGCCCCAAACCGCCAGGCGTTGGCCCACTTCAGCCGCCGCCGCGGCCGCGTCCTCCAACCCCTTTTCAGGGGCCACCCGGCCCACCCAACCCAGGAGGGGCTCGGGCTCCAGGCAAAGGGTGTAGTCCGCGAGATCAAAACCATTGCCCACCACCACTGGGGGCTGCGGCAGGTCGAAATCGGCCGCCTGGGTGGCGGTGTGGAAGGCCAGCCGCCGTTGATCCCATCGGGCCAGCTCGGCAATGGCCCCATCCATGACCTGGTTCACCGAGCCCATGCTGACCAGGTGAAAAATCGGCACCTCAACCAGAGGAGTCAGCCAAAACGGCAGCCAGTCGTAGCCGAGGTTCAGCACCACATCGATGGGCTCCTGCAGCGCCCTCTGCCAGAGCCGTGGCAGGAGTCCCTGGGCTGGGATCCACATATCAGAAGCGCGTGGAGCGTGCTGGCAGCTCTCTTGGGGCGCACCGCTTTCAGCCAACAGAGCGGCTCCCGCGCAACTGGAGGGCAGGCGAGAGCCCGCGGCCGCGGCCACCGTCAGGCGATGGCCGCGATCGAGCAGCCCACTCACCAGGCTCACCAGGGTGAGCTCCACACCCCCAGACTTCCCGCTCCCCAGGGGACCCAGCGCAGGAGCGACCACCAGGATCGAAAGCGACCGCGTGCTCATGGAATGAGTTCCTGCTCGATTGGATCGGGCTGCCAGAGCTGGGTGCGTCGATTAATCAGAACCACACTCAACAACGCCAGGGCCGCGCCGAGCCACTGCAGGGGGCTCAGTTGCTCCTGGAGCAGGGCCACTCCACAGAGAAGCGCGAAGACGGGGGTCAAAAACGTGAGGGCCGTGAAGCTGGTCAGCTCTTCATGGTTCGCAAACCAGAAGAACAGTCCGTAGGCCAGGGCGCTGCCAAACAGGGCCGCATAGGCCATCAGCAGCCAGCCCATCGCTGACCACTGCGGCCACGGGCCCAGGGCCACGGGATTCCAGAGCGGCTCAAGGGCCGCGCCCGCCAGCAGTGGCAAAGCCCCTAGCGCCAGATGCCAGCCGGTCACTGCCACCGGATCACTGTGGCGGCAGGCATAGCGGCTCAAGACCGTCCCTAAGGCCATGGCCAACGCCGCGGCCAACATCCAGAGCTCACCGTGGCTCCATGCTTTCTCGCCAAACACCTCCGGTCCCATCAACCACCACTGCCGAAGCAAGGACTCCGGCAGTCCCAGACAAAGGATGCCGAGCAAGCCCACGAGCAGGCCCACCCAACCCACAGGGTTGATCGCCTCACCAAACAGGCTCCGGGCCAACAGGGCCACCAGCAGCGGCTGGGAGTCAATCAACACCGAACCCAGGCCAGCACCGGTTCCGCCAAGGCCCCGGGCGAGCAAGCCCTGAAAGGCCGTGGCATCCACCACCACGAACAGCGCAAACCAAAGCCAATCGCGGCGATCAACCGTCAGGGATCGCCCCAAGACTTGGGCTGCCACCAAGACCACCAGACCTGCAGGAAGAAGCCGCATCCAGGCCAAGGTCAGGGGACTAGCCCCATCCAGCAGGGGCCGCATCGCCGCCATCGCGGTCCCCCAGAGCGCAAAGGGGAGCACCATTGCCAGCCAGCGCAGGTTCACCGGCTCCAACCGCCCACAGGCTCCTTTTTAAGATCCAGCGATTGCAGATCGACTCGATGCCCTGGCCCTGGCGACGCAAGTCACGCCGCAAACTCGCGCGCATTGCCATTGAAGGGCCCATCGCCTCCGGCACCCGCAAGCGCGTCCTCAAGGCCCTAAGGGAAGTCGAGAAACGGGAATTCCCCGCCCTGCTGCTGCGCATCGACAGCCCCGGCGGGACCGTTGGGGACAGCCAAGAAATCCATGCCGCCCTGCTGCGCCTGCGTGAGAAGCACTGCAAGGTGATCGCCAGCTTTGGCAACATCTCTGCCTCCGGCGGCGTCTACATCGGTGTTGCAGCCGACAAGATCGTGGCCAACCCTGGCTCCATCACCGGTTCCATCGGCGTGATCCTGCGGGGCAACAACCTCTCGCGCCTGCTGGAGCGGATCGGCATCCAGTTCGAGACCGTCAAAAGCGGTCTGTACAAGGACATCCTTTCCCCTGACCGCGCCTTGAGTGCTGGCGAGCGGCAGCTCCTTCAGGAGTTAATCGACTCCAGTTACGGTCAGTTCGTCAGCGCCGTTGCTGAAGGGCGCGGTCTGAGTGAAGAAGAGGTTCGTCGCTTTGCCGATGGACGCGTCTTTAGCGGTGCCCAGGCCAAAGATCTGGGCCTCGTGGATGCTTTGGGCGATGAGGAGCAGGCCCGGCGCCTGGCCTGTGAACTGGCCGAGCTGGATCTTGAAAAGACCAAGCCCATCACCTTTGGACAAGAGAAAAACCGGTTCGCAGGGGTCATCCCTGGCCGCTCTCTCTTCTCCCTGGCCCTGCAGTGGCTCAAGCTGGAACTGAGCAGCAGTGGCCAACCCCTTTGGTTGCATCGTCCATGAGCCCTGAGCAATCGCTCCGTGCCCTCAGGGGTGCCACCACAGTGACGAGCAACAGCCGTGAGGCCATCCAAGAGGCGGTGGAAGAGCTGCTCGATGCTTTGGCAGAGCGGAACAACTTGAAAGGCGAACAAATCCTGTCGCTCACCTTTTCGGTTACCGCCGATCTCGACGCCTGCTTCCCCGCTGCCATCGCCCGGCAGCGGCCCGGCTGGGACGGTGTGGCCCTGCTGGATTGCCAGCAAATGGCTGTAGCTGGCGACCTGGAGCGCTGCATTCGTCTGTTAGCCCATGTCTGGCTGACGCAACCCGCCCGCCACGCTTACCTGCGGGAAGCGGCACGGCTCAGACCAGACCTCGCCAATTCCTGACCTCGCCGATACCTAGGCAGTCGCATCTGGTCACAACTGCCAGCTGCTTGGCCGCCCACCGGCCCCGGTCTGAACCCCTTACCCCCTGAGAATGGCCCTAACGGGCAATGTTTGAGGAACCATGATCAATCGCAACCGGGTGTCCTTCAAACGGACTGCTTTCAAACTTGCGGCCCTGGCTGGCTGTGGTGCAGCCCTGACTGGAGCCCAGCTGGGTCTCGCTCCTCAAAAGGCGCTGGCGCAAGGGACCCCGAGCATCATGGAGTTCCGCTGGGATAACACCAAGGACTACCGAAAGCTCTACTACTTCACGACGAATACCGTTCGTCAACAACGCGCTGAATACTATTTTTTGCTGAAGCCGAAGGATCGCAAAACAGCGATCTTGAAGCTGGCGATTTCGGTACCGCAGACCTTCGATACAACGCTTGATCCCCAAAAAATCAAGCTCTGCTACATGAAATCGGGCAGCATGACCAAACGCACGCGGTGCGAAGAGACCATTCCCGCGACGGTTGAAGTCACCGCCGATGGACGCTCGATCGAAATCTTCCCGGACACCCCTGTTCCGGTTGGCAAGACGATCGGGGTCTACATGCAGGTGATCAATCCACGCAGCGCGGGAATGTTCCAGTTCAACGCCTTGGCTCAAGCTCCCGGTGCCGTCCCAATCTCTGGCTACCTAGGCAGCTGGCTGATCCAGGTGGACGCCACCTCGGATTTCTGAGTCACTCCAACTGATAAGTTGACGGATCGACGTTGAAGGCGCAGCCGAGCCGGAGCCATGACCAAGCGCACCCTTGAAGGAACCAGCCGTAAGCGCAAACGGGTGTCCGGTTTCCGTGTTCGTATGCGGAGCCATACCGGCCGTCGCGTGATCCGCTCCCGCCGCAAGCGCGGTCGGGCCCGTCTGTCGGTCTGATCCCGTCCATTTCCAAAGACGCTTCGGCCCTAGCACCGAAGTCCCACCGCCCCCTCAGCCAACCCCGCGTAGCCCCAAGCCATGGCGCTTTCTCGGGAACACAGGCTGAGGGGGCGTTTTGTCTTTGATCGGATCTACCAAAAGGGGCGGCGAATCCATGGGCAATGGATGGTCCTGCGGACGATGAGGGCCGAACCCCAGCTCCTGAAAGCCGATCCAAGGGACCAAAGCCCCCTGAGCTGCCGCCTGGGTGTTGTCGTCAGTAGCAAGGTCAGCAAGCGCTCCGTTCAACGCAACCGCCTGCGCCGGCTCCTGCACGGCCATCTCAGCCGGCAACTTCCTGAAATCCCCACTCAGGGAGAGGGACTTTGGCTGCTGATCTCCCTGAAACCCGGAAGCGCGGACGCGGAAGAGCGACTCCTCCTGGGAGAATGTTGTGAACTCATTGCCAAGGCAGGACTGAGACCATGAGCGCTGCCTCCCAACCCGCTCCCGTGGCCCCGGGGGCCAGCATCAACGAAGAGGTCTTCTATGAGGGCGGGCCTGCCAAAGGAGATCTGATCAGCAACATGCTCTTCGGACTCACCCTGATCGGCCTGCCCTTTGCCGTGGGTGCTGTGGTCCGGGCCCTCTGGCTGCGCTTCCGCATCACGAGCCGACGGGTTGAGGTCACCGGCGGCTGGCTCGGCCGCGACCGCACCCAGGTGGTCTACAGCCAAATTCGTGAGGTCCGCTCGGTCTCCCGGGGCTTCGGCTTCTGGGGTGACATGGTCCTGGTGCTCAGCGATGGGATGAAGCTCGAGATGCGCGCTGTGCCCCGCTACCGCGATGCCCAAGCGTTCATCGAGGCACGGCTGAAATCCGGTCCCGCCGCCAAGAGCGCTGGCACCGCCGGTTTCGGTAGCGACGCCGCTGCCTGAGACACTGAACCACTCCCCCAACCCCCTCCGTTAGCGACGCCGTGATCGGATACATCTCCGACAACCTGCTGCTGCCAATCCTGGATTTCTTCTATGGATTGGTACCGAGCTATGGGCTCGCGATCATTGCCCTAACGGTGGTGATTCGCCTGGCTCTCTTCCCCCTGAGCGCCGGCTCGATTCGCAATGCCCGCCGCATGCGAATCGCTCAGCCGGTGATGCAAAAGCGTCAGGCCGAGATCAAAGCCAAGTACGCCAACAACCCCCAAAAGCAACAGGAGGAGCTGGGCTCCCTGATGAAGGAGTTCGGCAGCCCCCTCTCCGGCTGCCTGCCCTTGTTGGTGCAGATGCCGATCCTGTTTGCACTCTTCGCGACTTTGCGGGGATCACCGTTCGCCGATGTCCCCTACACCTTGAATCTGAAGGTGTTGCCGGCCGATCAGATCGCCGCTGTTGAGCCCAAGCCCTTCAACAGTGCCAGTCATTCCATTTTCGTGACCACGACCGATCACGTCCCCGTGATCGCCAGCCTGGAAAAGGGAACCAAGCTTGGAGTGGGTGACACCGAGACCGTCAGCCTGCACACCAAGGACGGCTCGAGCTTCTCGTCGGTGTTGAGCGGTGTCGAGAACGGTTCCTCGTTTGCCCCCACCTGGTCCGTCACCAAGGGTGAAGGGGTGGTCAGCGTGGATCAGAACGGCGCCATCCATGCCATCGCCGCTGGGGACGCCACCGTCGAGGCCAAGATCCCTGGCCTGGCAGCCCGCAGCGGCTTCCTGTTCATCAAGGCTCTGGGCCAAGTCGGCTTCTACACCGATGGCGCCATCAACTGGGATATCGCGATCCTGGTGGGCGGCTTTGGCATCACCCTCTTCCTGAGCCAGATCCTTTCGGGGATGGGCATGCCCGCTAACCCCCAACAGGCCACGGCCAACAAGATCACCCCCGTGATGATCACCGGGATGTTCCTGTTCTTCCCCTTGCCTGCTGGGGTGCTGCTTTACATGGTGATTGCCAACGTCTTCCAGGCAGTCCAGACCTTCCTGCTCACTCGTGAGGCACTGCCCGACAACCTGCAGACGATCCTCGATCAGCAAAGGGCTGCCGAAGCGAAAACCGTGACGGCGACGGTCACTGGCAGCAGTCGCATGCCGTTTGAACCCAAGGGCAAGAAATAGGGCATGGGCGACGGCCTCCAGACCGGTGATCCGCTCATTCCAGTCCCGCTCCAGGAGCTCTCCCTTCTTGAGCAGGGCAAGCAGTGGAGGATCAATCAACGGCTCAGTGAGCTGGAAAGCCTGACTCCCGTCCGCGGACAACTACGCGCAGTCCATCGCGGCAATATTCTCGAGTTGGACGGCGAAGCCAGCACCATCGTCACCCTCTGCTGTGACCGCTGCCTCCAGCAGTTCAATCACCCCCTGAGCTTTGAAACCCACGAGGTGCTCTGGCTTGGAGAGCAGGCTAGGGAGCAGGGGATGGATCTCGAAAGCGTGCTCGAGGCGGGCGGTGCTGTGATTGAGCTCGACCCCGATGAGCTCACCGAAAGCATGGATCCCCGAGCGGATTTCGATCCCGAGCACTGGGTCTTTGAACAACTGAATCTCCAGCTGCCGGTCGTGAATCGCTGCGGATCGGACTGTCCTGGACCCAACCTGAACGCAGCGGTCGCAGACGAACCGATCGATCCCCGCTGGGCTGCCCTGAAGAAACTGAACCCATGAGTCAGGCCTGGGCGGACCACCTTGATCTGTTGATCCGGGCACGGACGCCCATCCTCTGGATCCGCAGCCAAGAGGAAGAACGGATCGCCAACCTGCTCAGCGACGCCGCCAAACGCCTGGATCAGCGATCCCTGGCCCGCTGGGATTTCATTAGCGGGCTCAAGGGATGGGCCGGCCGCGATGGAGAGGCTGCTCGCAATCCGTTGGGTGCCCTCGAAAGCCTCAGCGCTCTACCAGCCGAGCAGCCAGCCCTGCTGGTGCTCCATGACTTCCATCGCTACGCCGACGACAGCAGCATCTGCCGCAAGCTCCGCAACCTGGCATCGAGCCTGCGCCAACAGCCGCAAACCCTGGTGATCACAGCGGCTGAATGGCAGCTTCCTCGGGAATTGGAGGAGTGCATCACCCTGCTGGATCTCCCCCTACCCAACCAA is a genomic window of Synechococcus sp. A10-1-5-1 containing:
- a CDS encoding aminotransferase class I/II-fold pyridoxal phosphate-dependent enzyme → MPSSDPFTISERVRGLGSGVFARNDKRKVAYRARSEAGLAPLLDLSLGSTDLQPPPVAIEAIRQRLGEPDSSSYCLHGATAPLREAVAAWAQRRFGVAVDPATEVLFLVGSQEGTAHLPLAVLNPGDSALLLDPFYPSHLGGLRLASAQPRFLRLEKERGFAPNFDQLSDSEWDALKLMVLGFPHNPTATTGEQAWVDEAASRAVRHGLVFAHDNPYVDLALEGEAPSLLRSPHWRQCGIEFFSFSKGWCLGGFRMAFAIGAAPLIQALRQLKGVVDFNQSLALQAGGIAALAQAPDWPERLKPIYRERRDRMMAALAGAGWPVRCPSMALYLWLALPEQARLRGWNSEQFCGQLLDATGVCLTPGNGFGEGGEGFARLALVHDMAALEAGAQRMGAWLQSL
- a CDS encoding co-chaperone YbbN, whose product is MSAAVSVIQLTDANFQAEVLECSTPVLVDVWATWCGPCRLMAPLMDWAAEEYAGRLTVGKLEADPNPSSRDRMQVQGLPALLLFKDGQEIARHEGAMAKSQLQGFLDAQL
- a CDS encoding PspA/IM30 family protein; the encoded protein is MGFFDRLGRLVRANANAALSAAEDPAKILEQSVADMQADLVKLRQAVATAIASQKRIQNQADQADAQAKTWYERAELALKKGEEDLAREALGRRKTCQDTATALQGQLQSQCGQVDQLKKSLVQLESKIAEAKTKKDMLKARAQAAQAQEQLQSAVGNLGTNSAMAAFEQMEEKVQALEARSQAAAELAGADLESQFAALEGAPEVDSELEALKGKLSGSSAAPSLPAGTEGVQPVKVSEVDTELEELRRSIDNL
- a CDS encoding DUF721 domain-containing protein, with the translated sequence MGIAPRNQTRRQGDVNLLVPPPRPPIQGLGESLSSLQREWKDEGSLAGLWQAWPRIAGPQLAPHCRPLRLHGGRLVVGANHPQWLQALRFNKHQLLGALRGAGFAVKDLQFQQHQSTPLPPAGSGLEEEVWAEHPSRVDVFGMGSCPKCNRPSPCGELQRWGHCSFCQRDTMDNGVAMGTSSQETEADQ
- a CDS encoding glycosyltransferase family 39 protein, which translates into the protein MPRNGKPWLVLLLVAVFGLLLFVWRLGTTGLVDETPPLFAASAKAMAETGDWLTPRVNGLPRYDKPPLVYWLMGLGYALPGQELWNPLGTWASRLPSALSSIGLMLLLALTLLRRPQPSPQGHWPDAQQQAITAMAAALAFGLSPLVLLWSRISVSDALFSGLLSAALLLFWWRYAGLCRWWLPWLVLGLAMLAKGPVAVVLAGLTALLFALLQRDLPGLWVLWRPWRGLALTGAVALPWYALELLVEGQPYWDSFFGYHNLQRFTGVVNNHLQPWWFFFPVLVVASLPFTPLLLAGLAGALRPRPVAPEQSLQRFAACWLLAVFVFFTAAATKLPSYWIPATPAAGLLIALAAQNLRAGWRSAALRAATLALVGLLTVGLAAGNLWVPLINEPEMPTLSSALLASGAIQRAALCFGLGGVAALLLWWGPSSSRRGWLLVQQLGMGAFVLTALVPMVELGDRLRQLPVRRMAALVLEQQRPQEPLAMVGILKPSLHYYTQQVVVYEGIQPNGPLNLNDRLAREERRGQRPTPASPGSSVLVVIDGQTATLPHWRGVQHQRLGAIGLYQLWRVPRLALAQWSQDLGAQAGLATDWQDPRPERY
- a CDS encoding glycosyltransferase family 4 protein, with the translated sequence MSTRSLSILVVAPALGPLGSGKSGGVELTLVSLVSGLLDRGHRLTVAAAAGSRLPSSCAGAALLAESGAPQESCQHAPRASDMWIPAQGLLPRLWQRALQEPIDVVLNLGYDWLPFWLTPLVEVPIFHLVSMGSVNQVMDGAIAELARWDQRRLAFHTATQAADFDLPQPPVVVGNGFDLADYTLCLEPEPLLGWVGRVAPEKGLEDAAAAAAEVGQRLAVWGLVEDPGYAERVQASVPPGTLDWRGFLPTASLQAQLGRCRALLNTPKWNEAYGNVVVEAMACGVPVVAYRRGGPGELVQPGVNGWLVEPDQPSALAEALEQVDQIDRRQCRQWVERQASKAVLAERLEQWLVDGLIKKGR
- a CDS encoding DMT family transporter; its protein translation is MVLPFALWGTAMAAMRPLLDGASPLTLAWMRLLPAGLVVLVAAQVLGRSLTVDRRDWLWFALFVVVDATAFQGLLARGLGGTGAGLGSVLIDSQPLLVALLARSLFGEAINPVGWVGLLVGLLGILCLGLPESLLRQWWLMGPEVFGEKAWSHGELWMLAAALAMALGTVLSRYACRHSDPVAVTGWHLALGALPLLAGAALEPLWNPVALGPWPQWSAMGWLLMAYAALFGSALAYGLFFWFANHEELTSFTALTFLTPVFALLCGVALLQEQLSPLQWLGAALALLSVVLINRRTQLWQPDPIEQELIP
- the sppA gene encoding signal peptide peptidase SppA — encoded protein: MPWPWRRKSRRKLARIAIEGPIASGTRKRVLKALREVEKREFPALLLRIDSPGGTVGDSQEIHAALLRLREKHCKVIASFGNISASGGVYIGVAADKIVANPGSITGSIGVILRGNNLSRLLERIGIQFETVKSGLYKDILSPDRALSAGERQLLQELIDSSYGQFVSAVAEGRGLSEEEVRRFADGRVFSGAQAKDLGLVDALGDEEQARRLACELAELDLEKTKPITFGQEKNRFAGVIPGRSLFSLALQWLKLELSSSGQPLWLHRP
- the aroH gene encoding chorismate mutase, which translates into the protein MSPEQSLRALRGATTVTSNSREAIQEAVEELLDALAERNNLKGEQILSLTFSVTADLDACFPAAIARQRPGWDGVALLDCQQMAVAGDLERCIRLLAHVWLTQPARHAYLREAARLRPDLANS
- a CDS encoding DUF2808 domain-containing protein; the encoded protein is MINRNRVSFKRTAFKLAALAGCGAALTGAQLGLAPQKALAQGTPSIMEFRWDNTKDYRKLYYFTTNTVRQQRAEYYFLLKPKDRKTAILKLAISVPQTFDTTLDPQKIKLCYMKSGSMTKRTRCEETIPATVEVTADGRSIEIFPDTPVPVGKTIGVYMQVINPRSAGMFQFNALAQAPGAVPISGYLGSWLIQVDATSDF
- the rpmH gene encoding 50S ribosomal protein L34 yields the protein MTKRTLEGTSRKRKRVSGFRVRMRSHTGRRVIRSRRKRGRARLSV
- the rnpA gene encoding ribonuclease P protein component — its product is MALSREHRLRGRFVFDRIYQKGRRIHGQWMVLRTMRAEPQLLKADPRDQSPLSCRLGVVVSSKVSKRSVQRNRLRRLLHGHLSRQLPEIPTQGEGLWLLISLKPGSADAEERLLLGECCELIAKAGLRP
- a CDS encoding PH domain-containing protein, which codes for MSAASQPAPVAPGASINEEVFYEGGPAKGDLISNMLFGLTLIGLPFAVGAVVRALWLRFRITSRRVEVTGGWLGRDRTQVVYSQIREVRSVSRGFGFWGDMVLVLSDGMKLEMRAVPRYRDAQAFIEARLKSGPAAKSAGTAGFGSDAAA